In Parus major isolate Abel chromosome 1, Parus_major1.1, whole genome shotgun sequence, the following proteins share a genomic window:
- the OFD1 gene encoding oral-facial-digital syndrome 1 protein isoform X1, whose protein sequence is MASVERETLSQEELRKKLYQTFKSRGVLDTLKTQLRNQLIHELMHPILSGELQPQMVPSEDGSLLITASNSLVADHLERCGYEYSLSVFFPESGLEKKKLWTIQDLLQLMRINPKSNLYKSLTSGTRKENKGFLMQILIGLTEHHLNRETHNTETQTTSVPPYRESLAEKLQLIDEQFADSYPQHQKYESLEVKLNEYRKEIEKQLQEEMHQKLEHFKEVEIAKIKMEEKVQTQKEISELRHELEKTHQAKSEALISREKNAIERLQKQQEIEAKEVYAQRQSLLKDIESIRTREAELKQRMEAFEITQKVQEEKNKAIEDALRRREVAVKNIEETYDQKLKTELLKYQLELKEEYIARTNKVTEDEKKNKEKAMLLQEEATAVNSKKEELKQAVSRTKELELDLESVKAQVLLVNKQNQLLTEKLKEVSDYPLLKEEKLELQVQNKLLRQQLDETRNENQHLRDKLSQPSAEYLACQVELRRVEHSKKLVLDEFESHKQMLEKQLQSEIERCAQLKAQLLDSEATVRKLNVQVEELKLQVKQTQAALENEVYRNPKPSLVDRSVLDFLGDRMVPPDIYVDSTFPRRHVLPDVGMFSTVLGPGCRQQPRSASPDSDLECIAQARARVMELEKEAEYLEEAYRNYQHRVMLNAAASRTPRKMQPPLILQCPLSRHPLTTQQQELLEDNPSSPHSPLSSGRGEEHTKRTGQVDIFKSPLTPPHRGASSSRRLSSTPISKPKRDLSNKKIPDDIRSSSLTSSQRSVDQVLSPISKPYLLSSSESVPSSPSSHGQKIRLQSQQTDKQDFSDIQKPEKLRYEDLEEHIYTLEDQGDIPEECESDVLHPSGGIVHGNCVTAPVPATATSLQDLTVLDQRQIEEENREAEKVLEEERKAREERRDKEQEALESEQEEVEKLNNEACIQDSIKTDEEIEDKEGLKSEHSNTDAENKVKDPPSNPLEKYMRIIQQSREKEPENKDSKKEEIREVSPSEGLLSTENDDSVADISHGDVDESFW, encoded by the exons ATGGCTTCGGTTGAAAGGGAGACCTTGTCCCAAGAGGAACTCCGGAAAAAGCTGTATCAGACTTTTAAGAGCCGAGGCGTACTGGACACACTTAAg ACACAGCTCCGAAACCAGCTAATCCATGAACTAATGCACCCAATTTTGAGTGGAGAACTGCAGCCACAGATGGTTCCAAGTGAAGATGGTTCACTTTTGATCACTGCTTCCAACAGTTTGGTGGCAGATCATCTAGAGAGATGTGGCTACGAGTAttcactttctgttttctttccagaaagtGGGTTAGAGAAGAAGAAG CTGTGGACTATTCAAGATCTTCTTCAATTAATGAGGATCAATCCAAAATCCAATCTTTACAAATCACTG actTCAGGAACTcggaaggaaaataaag GTTTCCTTATGCAAATTTTAATCGGACTTACAGAACATCATCTAAACAGGGAAACTCACAACACAGAAACTCAGACCACCTCAGTGCCTCCTTACAGAGAGTCTCTTG CCGAGAAGCTTCAGCTGATTGATGAACAGTTTGCAGACTCCTATCCTCAGCATCAGAAATATGAATCTTTAGAAGTAAAACTTAATGaatatagaaaagaaatagagaagcAGCTTCAGGAAGAAATGCATCAAAAG CttgaacattttaaagaagttGAAATAGCAAAGATTAAAATGGAGGAGAAAGTGCAGACCCAGAAAGAAATCTCTGAGCTGCGCCATGAGTTAGAGAAGACACATCAAGCAAAGTCTGAAGCCTTGATTTCTCGTGAAAAGAATGCTATTGAGAGGCTTCAAAAGCAACAAGAG aTAGAAGCAAAGGAAGTGTATGCTCAGAGACAAAGTCTGTTGAAAGATATTGAATCCATAAGGaccagggaggcagagctgaagCAAAGGATGGAGGCATTTGAAAT CACCCAGAAAgttcaggaggagaaaaataaagctatagAAGATGCACTTCGGCGTCGTGAGGTTGCTGTGAAGAACATAGAGGAGACATATGACCAAAAGCTGAAGACAGAACtcttaaa ATATCAGCTTGAATTAAAAGAAGAATATATAGCCAGAACCAATAAAGTTActgaagatgagaaaaaaaataaag AGAAAGCTATGCTTTTGCAAGAAGAAGCCACTGCTGTTAATTCAAAAAAGGAGGAACTCAAGCAAGCTGTATCACGCACCAAAGAGCTTGAG CTGGATTTGGAATCAGTGAAGGCCCAGGTTCTGCTGGTAAATAAACAGAATCAGTTGttgacagaaaaactgaaagaggtGTCAGACTATCCTTTgctaaaggaggaaaaattggAACTCCAAGTGCAGAATAAACTACTTAGGCAACAGTTGGATGAGACTCGGAATGAGAACCAGCATCTTCGAGACA agctgtcccagccctcGGCGGAGTACCTGGCCTGCCAAGTGGAGCTGAGGAGAGTGGAGCATTCTAAGAAGCTGGTGCTGGATGAATTTGAAAGTCATAAACAGATGTTGGAAAAACAGCTACAAAGTGAg ATTGAACGTTGTGCCCAGTTAAAGGCCCAGCTCTTAGACTCTGAAGCTACTGTCAGGAAGTTAAATGTGCAGGTTGAAGAACTGAAACTGCAAGTGAAACAAACACAGGCAG CCCTGGAGAATGAGGTGTATCGGAACCCAAAGCCGTCGCTCGTCGACCGCTCTGTCCTCGATTTCCTCGGTGACAGGATGGTGCCCCCTGACATTTACGTGGACAGCACGTTCCCGAGGAGGCACGTCCTGCCTGATGTGGGCATGTTCAGCACCGTGCTGGGGCCTGGCTGTCGGCAGCAGCCACGCAGCGCTTCCCCGGACTCTGACCTGGAGTGCATCGCGCAGGCCCGGGCCAGGGtgatggagctggaaaaggaggcCGAGTACTTGGAAGAAGCCTACAGGAATTACCAACACAGGGTAATGCTGAACGCAGCTGCAAGCAGAACACCAAGGAAAATGCAGCCTCCTTTAATTCTGCAGTGTCCTCTTAGTAGACACCCTTTAACTacccagcagcaggaactgtTAGAGGATAATCCCAGCTCCCCACATTCCCCTCTGAGCAGTGGAAGAGGTGAGGAACACACCAAAAGAACTGGGCAGGTCGATATCTTTAAATCTCCCTTAACGCCACCACACAGAGGAGCATCTTCTTCGAGACGTCTTTCTTCTACTCCCATTTCCAAACCGAAGAGAGACCTCAGTAACAAGAAAATTCCAGATG ACATCCGGAGCTCATCCCTTACCTCTTCACAACGGAGTGTTGACCAGGTTCTTTCTCCTATTTCAAAGCCATATTTGCTTTCATCTTCTGAGTCTGTTCCTTCTTCACCATCCAGTCATGGCCAGAAAATCAG acttcagAGTCAACAAACAGATAAACAAGATTTCAGTGATATCCAGAAACCAGAGAAGCTAAGGTATGAGGATCTTGAAGAACACATTTATACTCTTGAAG ATCAGGGGGACATACCAGAGGAGTGTGAAAGTGATGTCTTGCATCCATCTGGGGGCATCGTCCATGGAAACTGTGTCACAGCCCCCGTGCCAGCAACAGCCACTTCACTGCAGGACTTAA cagTGCTAGATCAAAGGCAGATTGAAGAAGAgaacagagaagctgagaaagtcttagaagaagaaaggaaagcaagagaagaaagaagagacaaaGAACAGGAAGCTTTGGAAAGCGAGCAAGAAGAAGTGGAAAAGCTTAACAACGAAGCg TGTATCCAAGACTCgataaaaacagatgaagaaatagAAGATAAAGAGGGATTAAAATCTGAGCACAGTAACACTGatgctgaaaataaagtaaaggaTCCTCCTTCCAATCCATTAGAAAAATACATGAGAATaattcagcagagcagagagaaggaacCAGAAAACAAG GattcaaaaaaagaagaaataagagaaGTGTCACCTTCAGAAGGACTTTTATCTACTGAAAATGATGACAG TGTTGCAGACATTTCTCATGGAGATGTGGATGAAAGCTTCTGGTGA
- the OFD1 gene encoding oral-facial-digital syndrome 1 protein isoform X2: MASVERETLSQEELRKKLYQTFKSRGVLDTLKTQLRNQLIHELMHPILSGELQPQMVPSEDGSLLITASNSLVADHLERCGYEYSLSVFFPESGLEKKKLWTIQDLLQLMRINPKSNLYKSLTSGTRKENKGFLMQILIGLTEHHLNRETHNTETQTTSVPPYRESLAEKLQLIDEQFADSYPQHQKYESLEVKLNEYRKEIEKQLQEEMHQKLEHFKEVEIAKIKMEEKVQTQKEISELRHELEKTHQAKSEALISREKNAIERLQKQQEIEAKEVYAQRQSLLKDIESIRTREAELKQRMEAFEITQKVQEEKNKAIEDALRRREVAVKNIEETYDQKLKTELLKYQLELKEEYIARTNKVTEDEKKNKEKAMLLQEEATAVNSKKEELKQAVSRTKELELDLESVKAQVLLVNKQNQLLTEKLKEVSDYPLLKEEKLELQVQNKLLRQQLDETRNENQHLRDKLSQPSAEYLACQVELRRVEHSKKLVLDEFESHKQMLEKQLQSEIERCAQLKAQLLDSEATVRKLNVQVEELKLQVKQTQAALENEVYRNPKPSLVDRSVLDFLGDRMVPPDIYVDSTFPRRHVLPDVGMFSTVLGPGCRQQPRSASPDSDLECIAQARARVMELEKEAEYLEEAYRNYQHRVMLNAAASRTPRKMQPPLILQCPLSRHPLTTQQQELLEDNPSSPHSPLSSGRGEEHTKRTGQVDIFKSPLTPPHRGASSSRRLSSTPISKPKRDLSNKKIPDDIRSSSLTSSQRSVDQVLSPISKPYLLSSSESVPSSPSSHGQKIRLQSQQTDKQDFSDIQKPEKLRYEDLEEHIYTLEDQGDIPEECESDVLHPSGGIVHGNCVTAPVPATATSLQDLMLDQRQIEEENREAEKVLEEERKAREERRDKEQEALESEQEEVEKLNNEACIQDSIKTDEEIEDKEGLKSEHSNTDAENKVKDPPSNPLEKYMRIIQQSREKEPENKDSKKEEIREVSPSEGLLSTENDDSVADISHGDVDESFW, translated from the exons ATGGCTTCGGTTGAAAGGGAGACCTTGTCCCAAGAGGAACTCCGGAAAAAGCTGTATCAGACTTTTAAGAGCCGAGGCGTACTGGACACACTTAAg ACACAGCTCCGAAACCAGCTAATCCATGAACTAATGCACCCAATTTTGAGTGGAGAACTGCAGCCACAGATGGTTCCAAGTGAAGATGGTTCACTTTTGATCACTGCTTCCAACAGTTTGGTGGCAGATCATCTAGAGAGATGTGGCTACGAGTAttcactttctgttttctttccagaaagtGGGTTAGAGAAGAAGAAG CTGTGGACTATTCAAGATCTTCTTCAATTAATGAGGATCAATCCAAAATCCAATCTTTACAAATCACTG actTCAGGAACTcggaaggaaaataaag GTTTCCTTATGCAAATTTTAATCGGACTTACAGAACATCATCTAAACAGGGAAACTCACAACACAGAAACTCAGACCACCTCAGTGCCTCCTTACAGAGAGTCTCTTG CCGAGAAGCTTCAGCTGATTGATGAACAGTTTGCAGACTCCTATCCTCAGCATCAGAAATATGAATCTTTAGAAGTAAAACTTAATGaatatagaaaagaaatagagaagcAGCTTCAGGAAGAAATGCATCAAAAG CttgaacattttaaagaagttGAAATAGCAAAGATTAAAATGGAGGAGAAAGTGCAGACCCAGAAAGAAATCTCTGAGCTGCGCCATGAGTTAGAGAAGACACATCAAGCAAAGTCTGAAGCCTTGATTTCTCGTGAAAAGAATGCTATTGAGAGGCTTCAAAAGCAACAAGAG aTAGAAGCAAAGGAAGTGTATGCTCAGAGACAAAGTCTGTTGAAAGATATTGAATCCATAAGGaccagggaggcagagctgaagCAAAGGATGGAGGCATTTGAAAT CACCCAGAAAgttcaggaggagaaaaataaagctatagAAGATGCACTTCGGCGTCGTGAGGTTGCTGTGAAGAACATAGAGGAGACATATGACCAAAAGCTGAAGACAGAACtcttaaa ATATCAGCTTGAATTAAAAGAAGAATATATAGCCAGAACCAATAAAGTTActgaagatgagaaaaaaaataaag AGAAAGCTATGCTTTTGCAAGAAGAAGCCACTGCTGTTAATTCAAAAAAGGAGGAACTCAAGCAAGCTGTATCACGCACCAAAGAGCTTGAG CTGGATTTGGAATCAGTGAAGGCCCAGGTTCTGCTGGTAAATAAACAGAATCAGTTGttgacagaaaaactgaaagaggtGTCAGACTATCCTTTgctaaaggaggaaaaattggAACTCCAAGTGCAGAATAAACTACTTAGGCAACAGTTGGATGAGACTCGGAATGAGAACCAGCATCTTCGAGACA agctgtcccagccctcGGCGGAGTACCTGGCCTGCCAAGTGGAGCTGAGGAGAGTGGAGCATTCTAAGAAGCTGGTGCTGGATGAATTTGAAAGTCATAAACAGATGTTGGAAAAACAGCTACAAAGTGAg ATTGAACGTTGTGCCCAGTTAAAGGCCCAGCTCTTAGACTCTGAAGCTACTGTCAGGAAGTTAAATGTGCAGGTTGAAGAACTGAAACTGCAAGTGAAACAAACACAGGCAG CCCTGGAGAATGAGGTGTATCGGAACCCAAAGCCGTCGCTCGTCGACCGCTCTGTCCTCGATTTCCTCGGTGACAGGATGGTGCCCCCTGACATTTACGTGGACAGCACGTTCCCGAGGAGGCACGTCCTGCCTGATGTGGGCATGTTCAGCACCGTGCTGGGGCCTGGCTGTCGGCAGCAGCCACGCAGCGCTTCCCCGGACTCTGACCTGGAGTGCATCGCGCAGGCCCGGGCCAGGGtgatggagctggaaaaggaggcCGAGTACTTGGAAGAAGCCTACAGGAATTACCAACACAGGGTAATGCTGAACGCAGCTGCAAGCAGAACACCAAGGAAAATGCAGCCTCCTTTAATTCTGCAGTGTCCTCTTAGTAGACACCCTTTAACTacccagcagcaggaactgtTAGAGGATAATCCCAGCTCCCCACATTCCCCTCTGAGCAGTGGAAGAGGTGAGGAACACACCAAAAGAACTGGGCAGGTCGATATCTTTAAATCTCCCTTAACGCCACCACACAGAGGAGCATCTTCTTCGAGACGTCTTTCTTCTACTCCCATTTCCAAACCGAAGAGAGACCTCAGTAACAAGAAAATTCCAGATG ACATCCGGAGCTCATCCCTTACCTCTTCACAACGGAGTGTTGACCAGGTTCTTTCTCCTATTTCAAAGCCATATTTGCTTTCATCTTCTGAGTCTGTTCCTTCTTCACCATCCAGTCATGGCCAGAAAATCAG acttcagAGTCAACAAACAGATAAACAAGATTTCAGTGATATCCAGAAACCAGAGAAGCTAAGGTATGAGGATCTTGAAGAACACATTTATACTCTTGAAG ATCAGGGGGACATACCAGAGGAGTGTGAAAGTGATGTCTTGCATCCATCTGGGGGCATCGTCCATGGAAACTGTGTCACAGCCCCCGTGCCAGCAACAGCCACTTCACTGCAGGACTTAA TGCTAGATCAAAGGCAGATTGAAGAAGAgaacagagaagctgagaaagtcttagaagaagaaaggaaagcaagagaagaaagaagagacaaaGAACAGGAAGCTTTGGAAAGCGAGCAAGAAGAAGTGGAAAAGCTTAACAACGAAGCg TGTATCCAAGACTCgataaaaacagatgaagaaatagAAGATAAAGAGGGATTAAAATCTGAGCACAGTAACACTGatgctgaaaataaagtaaaggaTCCTCCTTCCAATCCATTAGAAAAATACATGAGAATaattcagcagagcagagagaaggaacCAGAAAACAAG GattcaaaaaaagaagaaataagagaaGTGTCACCTTCAGAAGGACTTTTATCTACTGAAAATGATGACAG TGTTGCAGACATTTCTCATGGAGATGTGGATGAAAGCTTCTGGTGA